Proteins encoded within one genomic window of Episyrphus balteatus chromosome 1, idEpiBalt1.1, whole genome shotgun sequence:
- the LOC129905723 gene encoding uncharacterized protein LOC129905723, giving the protein MESEENEEDLRDIRGISRAEDKNICDILSLYDEGRFITMPTHIRCATHTLNLISSADFNRALRTDFSEELKTIYSNMETKCSSIWNIQNRSSQKADVIKTKMGKYFKTPGMTRWNSLYDSFQDMNLGLKKKFNEFKVMCETIKVDAFSEEEIAFLANLCDIFRPIAFAIDILQGEENIFIGSLIPVLCKVKDKFAKLQRNHTGICLELTTFFNNSLDKRFSDVMNNFDFLMAAAVHPQFKVDPK; this is encoded by the exons ATGGAAAGTGAGGAAAACGAAGAGGATCTACGGGATATCAGAGGTATCTCCCGGGCTGAAGACAAAAACATTTGCGATATTTTGAGTTTATACGATGAAGGAAGATTCATAACAATGCCCACACACATACGCTGCGCCACCCATACGCTGAACCTCATAAGCTCTGCGGATTTCAACAGGGCTTTGCGGACGGATTTCAGTGAGGAGCTTAAAACCATCTATTCCAATATGGAGACAAAATGCTCAAGTATATGGAATATCCAGAACAGATCCTCTCAGAAAGCTGACGTCATTAAAACGAAGATGGGAAAGTACTTCAAAACGCCAGGAATGACCAGATGGAACTCACTTTACGATTCGTTCCAGGATATGAACTTAGGATTGAAGAAGAAGTTCAACGAATTTAAGGTCATGTGCGAAACCATTAAAGTAGATGCTTTTTCCGAAGAAGAGATTGCTTTCCTAGCGAATTTGTGTGAC ATATTCCGGCCTATTGCATTCGCAATTGATATTTTGCAAGGAGAGGAAAATATTTTCATCGGATCCCTGATACCCGTATTATGTAAAGTGAAGGATAAATTCGCAAAACTTCAACGCAACCATACGGGTATTTGCCTCGAATTGAcaactttttttaacaattcgttGGACAAAAG attttcgGATGTGATGAACAACTTTGACTTCTTAATGGCAGCAGCAGTCCATCCACAGTTTAAGGTCGACCCCAAATAG
- the LOC129908896 gene encoding uncharacterized protein LOC129908896, with protein sequence MCTEEDETEKVSYQEAVGCLLYLVQGSRPDIAFAVNDVSRFNAKHGKANWTAVKRIFRYLKDTINLKLHFKGAETLNGFSDADWASDIDKRRSCTGFAFNPRGGAISWRSKRQPTVALFSTEVEYMAAVVQEATWLKQFGAEIDECFKKEHILIACDNQSAIKLAETNCFRSRSKHIEVWHHHIRDRINDGTIAVRYISTEEMAADNLTKAVPSNKHQLCLNKMGLNIKN encoded by the coding sequence ATGTGTACCGAAGAAGACGAAACCGAAAAAGTGTCATACCAGGAAGCTGTTGGATGTCTTTTATATCTAGTGCAAGGTTCGAGACCAGACATTGCATTTGCAGTAAATGATGTAAGTCGATTTAATGCAAAACATGGAAAGGCAAATTGGACTGCAGTGAAGCGTATCTTCAGGTACTTAAAAGACACTATAAATTTAAAGTTACATTTCAAAGGTGCTGAAACTCTCAATGGTTTTTCGGATGCTGATTGGGCCTCAGACATTGACAAACGTCGCTCTTGTACAGGATTTGCATTTAATCCACGTGGTGGTGCAATATCATGGAGAAGTAAGAGACAACCAACCGTTGCTCTTTTTAGCACTGAAGTAGAGTATATGGCGGCAGTTGTTCAGGAGGCAACTTGGCTTAAGCAGTTTGGAGCTGAAATTGACGAATGTTtcaaaaaagaacacattttgaTTGCATGTGATAACCAAAGTGCAATCAAACTTGCTGAAACAAACTGTTTTAGATCAAGATCCAAACACATCGAAGTTTGGCATCATCATATCCGTGATCGAATTAATGATGGAACTATTGCTGTACGTTACATATCAACCGAAGAAATGGCTGCTGATAATCTTACAAAAGCAGTTCCTAGTAACAAACATCAACTATGCCTGAACAAGATGGgattgaatattaaaaattga